Proteins from one Terriglobus tenax genomic window:
- the murG gene encoding undecaprenyldiphospho-muramoylpentapeptide beta-N-acetylglucosaminyltransferase: protein MKVLIAGGGTGGHVVPALAIGRRLRDAFGAEVRFVGTERGLETKMVPEAGFPLELVKSGQLKNVSLMTRLKTFADLPLGVLYCIRLMRRFKPDVVVGVGGYASGPAMAAAVLLRIPTMAYEPNAVPGMTNRLVGKYVGAAAVAYEQTTRYFRHAQVTGVPVRPEIFDLPQKPEGAAPRLLVTAGSNGAAVFNEFVPKIAVRLLEAVPGLTIVHQAGARQLDKAREAFIASGADLSRVEVEAFLKDMPQQYVQADLILARSGSTVAELCAAGKPSVLVPFPQAADDHQRKNAEVLANAGAAVLLLQKDVTEQSLLEALTGLLGDAGRRAKMGAAARSLAKPGALDRIAGMVKELAETKKG from the coding sequence ATGAAGGTTTTGATTGCCGGTGGCGGCACAGGCGGCCACGTGGTTCCGGCGCTGGCCATTGGGCGCAGACTGCGCGATGCGTTTGGCGCCGAGGTGCGCTTCGTGGGGACGGAGCGCGGGCTTGAGACGAAGATGGTGCCCGAGGCCGGGTTTCCGCTGGAACTGGTGAAATCCGGCCAGTTGAAGAACGTAAGCCTGATGACGCGGCTGAAGACCTTTGCCGACCTGCCGCTGGGCGTGCTGTATTGCATCCGGCTGATGCGGCGCTTCAAACCGGACGTGGTGGTAGGCGTTGGCGGCTATGCCAGCGGACCGGCGATGGCGGCGGCGGTGCTGTTGCGGATTCCGACGATGGCGTACGAGCCGAACGCGGTGCCGGGCATGACCAACCGGCTGGTGGGGAAGTATGTGGGCGCCGCGGCGGTGGCGTATGAGCAGACGACCCGGTACTTCCGCCATGCTCAGGTGACAGGTGTTCCTGTGAGGCCGGAGATCTTTGATCTGCCGCAGAAGCCGGAGGGAGCCGCACCGCGCCTGCTGGTGACGGCAGGCAGCAACGGAGCGGCGGTGTTCAACGAGTTTGTCCCGAAGATTGCCGTGCGGCTGCTGGAAGCGGTTCCGGGGCTGACGATTGTGCACCAGGCCGGGGCCCGGCAACTGGACAAGGCGCGTGAGGCCTTTATTGCCAGTGGAGCGGACCTGTCGCGGGTGGAGGTTGAGGCGTTTCTGAAGGACATGCCGCAACAGTACGTGCAGGCGGATCTGATTCTGGCGCGGTCCGGCAGTACGGTGGCGGAACTATGTGCGGCGGGCAAGCCGTCGGTGCTGGTGCCGTTTCCGCAGGCTGCGGATGACCACCAGAGGAAGAACGCCGAGGTGCTGGCCAACGCCGGTGCGGCGGTTCTGCTGCTGCAGAAGGATGTGACGGAGCAGAGCCTGCTGGAGGCGCTTACGGGACTACTGGGAGATGCCGGGCGGCGGGCGAAGATGGGTGCCGCGGCGCGATCGCTGGCGAAGCCGGGAGCTCTGGACCGGATTGCCGGGATGGTGAAGGAATTAGCGGAAACGAAGAAGGGCTGA
- a CDS encoding YXWGXW repeat-containing protein, with protein sequence MLLGSALVLGAAVAPVAAHAAVFVSVGIAPPPIPVYAQPVAPGDGYIWTPGYWAYGDGGYYWVDGTWVLPPYSGALWTPGWWGWGSSAYLWHPGYWGTSIGYYGGINYGFGYFGTGFYGGYWNSGRFWYNRAYCNFGPGFRGSFYNQPFRGVPVHPGGASFQRNPPARFANYRGGTTVNNFNRTNVNVNRGGFNNGNRGNFDGNRGGFNNGGNRQSFQGNQNRGSFNGGGQNFGGNRQAYNGGQSFSQPSRGGFGGGQPSFGGNRGGSFGGGSMSAPRGGFGGGGFSGGSRGGFGGGGSRGGFGGGGGRGGGGGRR encoded by the coding sequence ATGCTCCTGGGCTCGGCCCTTGTTCTCGGAGCGGCAGTTGCTCCCGTGGCGGCGCACGCTGCCGTATTCGTCTCCGTAGGCATTGCCCCTCCCCCGATCCCTGTGTACGCGCAGCCTGTCGCCCCGGGCGACGGCTATATCTGGACACCCGGCTACTGGGCTTACGGTGACGGCGGCTACTACTGGGTCGATGGCACCTGGGTACTTCCTCCTTACAGCGGCGCCCTGTGGACACCTGGCTGGTGGGGCTGGGGCAGCAGCGCCTATCTGTGGCACCCTGGCTACTGGGGTACCTCCATTGGCTACTACGGTGGTATCAACTACGGCTTCGGCTATTTCGGAACCGGCTTCTACGGCGGCTACTGGAACTCGGGACGCTTCTGGTACAACCGCGCCTACTGCAACTTCGGGCCCGGCTTCCGCGGATCGTTCTATAACCAGCCCTTCCGCGGTGTCCCCGTACACCCCGGCGGAGCCAGCTTCCAGCGCAACCCGCCCGCCCGGTTCGCCAACTATCGCGGTGGCACGACAGTTAACAACTTCAACCGCACCAATGTGAACGTCAACCGCGGCGGATTCAACAACGGAAACCGTGGCAACTTTGACGGCAACCGTGGCGGATTCAACAACGGTGGCAACCGCCAGTCGTTCCAGGGCAACCAGAACCGTGGCAGCTTCAACGGGGGAGGCCAGAACTTCGGCGGAAACCGCCAGGCTTACAACGGTGGCCAGAGCTTTAGCCAGCCCAGCCGCGGTGGATTCGGCGGCGGTCAGCCCAGCTTCGGCGGCAACCGTGGTGGCAGCTTCGGTGGCGGCAGCATGAGCGCCCCCCGCGGCGGCTTCGGCGGTGGGGGCTTTAGCGGTGGCAGCCGTGGTGGATTCGGCGGTGGCGGTAGCCGCGGCGGATTCGGTGGCGGCGGTGGACGCGGTGGTGGCGGCGGACGTCGCTAA
- a CDS encoding HesB/IscA family protein — translation MATTAVTPEVVTSPMPPSQPVNLTPSAIVKVKEIMATQDPVPAGLRIGVVGGGCSGFQYSMSFENQQGMMDKVVRFDDLKVFVDATSAMYLNGCTVDYVETLEAAGFKFENPQVKSTCGCGSSFSV, via the coding sequence ATGGCCACTACTGCCGTTACCCCTGAGGTCGTTACCTCGCCGATGCCGCCGTCGCAGCCCGTCAATCTGACGCCCTCCGCGATTGTCAAGGTGAAGGAGATCATGGCGACGCAGGATCCCGTTCCCGCCGGACTGCGCATTGGCGTTGTCGGTGGTGGATGCTCGGGCTTCCAGTACTCCATGAGCTTTGAGAACCAGCAGGGCATGATGGACAAGGTTGTCCGCTTTGACGACCTGAAGGTCTTTGTGGACGCTACCAGCGCCATGTATCTGAATGGCTGCACGGTGGATTACGTTGAGACGCTTGAGGCCGCCGGCTTCAAGTTCGAGAACCCCCAGGTGAAGAGCACCTGCGGTTGCGGATCGAGCTTCAGCGTATAA